One genomic window of Diospyros lotus cultivar Yz01 chromosome 8, ASM1463336v1, whole genome shotgun sequence includes the following:
- the LOC127808883 gene encoding beta-amyrin 6-beta-monooxygenase-like isoform X1, which yields MDFFTISLYLGVLFASFFFIFLLRKSNNNGRSHKLPPGSTGWPLVGDHADFAISGPEKFINKKLAMFPSSEVFQTSLFGENMAVFCGPAAKKFFFSNENKLFTAWLPRSMVKAIVFPSSNVVKDVTILQRTFFHDILKPEALRQYIPIMDSTAREHIDDEWVPNKDLKVVPLLKKYTFELGCRFLMNIDDPKRIKTLAEPFDLVASGMRAVPVDFPGTAYNGAIRGGKKMRKELLDIVRERRVELSSGKEDSGRQDFLSLMLLASDKLGSDERVNETMVTNSMAGTLLASYDSTGAAVAMLLYFLAELPHIYDGVYKEQMEIAKNKASGEPLTWQDIENMRYSWNVARESLRLSPPPQESFREVTNDFTFAGYTIPKGWKALWTVHSTHKNPEYFPNPEEFDPSRFKGSGPPSYTFTPFGGGPRMCPGREYARLAILVFLHNIVTKFKLEKASKWQNTTYRSMSPASKAALEVCVRPHAK from the exons atggatTTCTTCACCATTTCTCTCTACCTCGGCGTCCTCTTCgcttcattcttcttcatctttctgcTTCGGAAGAGCAACAACAATGGAAGATCCCATAAGCTCCCACCTGGTTCAACTGGGTGGCCACTAGTCGGCGACCACGCTGACTTCGCCATTTCCGGCCCCGAGAAATTCATAAACAAGAAGCTCGCCATGTTCCCCTCGTCGGAGGTCTTCCAGACCTCCTTGTTCGGCGAAAACATGGCCGTCTTCTGCGGCCCGGCAGCCAAaaagttcttcttctccaacGAGAACAAGCTCTTTACCGCGTGGTTGCCTCGCTCTATGGTAAAGGCGATCGTCTTCCCTTCCTCCAACGTCGTTAAAGACGTGACCATTCTGCAGCGCACCTTCTTTCACGACATTCTCAAGCCGGAAGCTCTCCGGCAATACATCCCGATAATGGACTCCACGGCCCGTGAACATATAGACGACGAGTGGGTTCCCAACAAAGACCTCAAAGTTGTTCCCCTCCTGAAGAAATACACTTTCGAATTGGGATGCCGGTTCTTAATGAACATCGACGATCCGAAACGGATAAAAACCTTAGCCGAGCCTTTCGACCTCGTCGCCTCCGGCATGCGCGCCGTGCCAGTGGATTTTCCTGGGACGGCTTACAACGGCGCCATCAGAGGGGGGAAGAAAATGCGGAAGGAGCTTCTGGACATCGTTAGGGAGAGACGCGTAGAGCTCTCGTCGGGAAAGGAGGATTCTGGCCGGCAAGATTTCCTGTCCCTGATGCTGCTGGCGTCGGATAAATTAGGAAGCGACGAGAGGGTAAACGAGACGATGGTGACGAATAGCATGGCCGGGACGCTGCTCGCCAGTTACGATTCCACCGGTGCGGCTGTGGCCATGCTCTTGTACTTTCTTGCTGAGCTTCCCCATATCTATGATGGCGTCTACAAAG aGCAAATGGAGATTGCAAAAAACAAAGCGTCGGGAGAGCCATTGACGTGGCAAGATATAGAGAATATGAGATACTCATGGAACGTGGCGCGTGAATCCCTGAGGCTGTCGCCGCCTCCTCAAGAATCCTTTAGAGAGGTCACCAACGACTTCACCTTTGCCGGTTATACCATTCCCAAGGGATGGAAG GCACTCTGGACAGTGCATTCAACGCACAAGAATCCAGAATACTTCCCGAATCCAGAAGAGTTCGATCCTTCGAGATTCAAAGGAAGCGGGCCTCCATCGTACACATTCACACCTTTTGGAGGAGGACCTCGGATGTGTCCTGGAAGGGAGTATGCGAGGCTGGCGATTCTGGTTTTCCTTCACAACATTGTGACCAAATTCAAACTGGAGAAAGCTTCTAAATGGCAGAACACAACATACCGTTCAATGTCCCCAGCTTCAAAAGCTGCCTTAGAAGTTTGTGTTCGGCCTcatgcaaaataa
- the LOC127808883 gene encoding beta-amyrin 6-beta-monooxygenase-like isoform X2 — protein MDFFTISLYLGVLFASFFFIFLLRKSNNNGRSHKLPPGSTGWPLVGDHADFAISGPEKFINKKLAMFPSSEVFQTSLFGENMAVFCGPAAKKFFFSNENKLFTAWLPRSMVKAIVFPSSNVVKDVTILQRTFFHDILKPEALRQYIPIMDSTAREHIDDEWVPNKDLKVVPLLKKYTFELGCRFLMNIDDPKRIKTLAEPFDLVASGMRAVPVDFPGTAYNGAIRGGKKMRKELLDIVRERRVELSSGKEDSGRQDFLSLMLLASDKLGSDERVNETMVTNSMAGTLLASYDSTGAAVAMLLYFLAELPHIYDGVYKGTLDSAFNAQESRILPESRRVRSFEIQRKRASIVHIHTFWRRTSDVSWKGVCEAGDSGFPSQHCDQIQTGESF, from the exons atggatTTCTTCACCATTTCTCTCTACCTCGGCGTCCTCTTCgcttcattcttcttcatctttctgcTTCGGAAGAGCAACAACAATGGAAGATCCCATAAGCTCCCACCTGGTTCAACTGGGTGGCCACTAGTCGGCGACCACGCTGACTTCGCCATTTCCGGCCCCGAGAAATTCATAAACAAGAAGCTCGCCATGTTCCCCTCGTCGGAGGTCTTCCAGACCTCCTTGTTCGGCGAAAACATGGCCGTCTTCTGCGGCCCGGCAGCCAAaaagttcttcttctccaacGAGAACAAGCTCTTTACCGCGTGGTTGCCTCGCTCTATGGTAAAGGCGATCGTCTTCCCTTCCTCCAACGTCGTTAAAGACGTGACCATTCTGCAGCGCACCTTCTTTCACGACATTCTCAAGCCGGAAGCTCTCCGGCAATACATCCCGATAATGGACTCCACGGCCCGTGAACATATAGACGACGAGTGGGTTCCCAACAAAGACCTCAAAGTTGTTCCCCTCCTGAAGAAATACACTTTCGAATTGGGATGCCGGTTCTTAATGAACATCGACGATCCGAAACGGATAAAAACCTTAGCCGAGCCTTTCGACCTCGTCGCCTCCGGCATGCGCGCCGTGCCAGTGGATTTTCCTGGGACGGCTTACAACGGCGCCATCAGAGGGGGGAAGAAAATGCGGAAGGAGCTTCTGGACATCGTTAGGGAGAGACGCGTAGAGCTCTCGTCGGGAAAGGAGGATTCTGGCCGGCAAGATTTCCTGTCCCTGATGCTGCTGGCGTCGGATAAATTAGGAAGCGACGAGAGGGTAAACGAGACGATGGTGACGAATAGCATGGCCGGGACGCTGCTCGCCAGTTACGATTCCACCGGTGCGGCTGTGGCCATGCTCTTGTACTTTCTTGCTGAGCTTCCCCATATCTATGATGGCGTCTACAAAG GCACTCTGGACAGTGCATTCAACGCACAAGAATCCAGAATACTTCCCGAATCCAGAAGAGTTCGATCCTTCGAGATTCAAAGGAAGCGGGCCTCCATCGTACACATTCACACCTTTTGGAGGAGGACCTCGGATGTGTCCTGGAAGGGAGTATGCGAGGCTGGCGATTCTGGTTTTCCTTCACAACATTGTGACCAAATTCAAACTGGAGAAAGCTTCTAA